In Chlorocebus sabaeus isolate Y175 chromosome 11, mChlSab1.0.hap1, whole genome shotgun sequence, one DNA window encodes the following:
- the GSG1 gene encoding germ cell-specific gene 1 protein isoform X2, which produces MSDSSQLTQNVCLTQEMELAKAFSGQRTLLSAVLSMLSLSFSTISLLSNYWFVGTQKVPKPLCEKGLAAKCFDMPVSLDGDTTNTSTQEVVQYNWETGDDRFSFRSFRSGIWLSCEETVEEPGERCRSFIELTPPTEREILWLSLGTQITYIGLQFISFLLLLTDLLLTANPACGLKLSAFAAVSSVLSGLLGMVAHMMYSQVFQATANLGPEDWRPHVWNYGWAFYMAWLSFTCCMASAVTTFNTYTRMVLEFKCKHSKSFREPPNCRPHHHRCFPRQLSSAAPTVGPLTGYHQYHNQPIHSVSEGVDFYSELRNKGFQREASQELKEAVRSSVEEEHC; this is translated from the exons ATGGAGCTCGCGAAGGCCTTCTCTGGCCAGCGGACACTCCTATCTGCCGTCCTCAGCATGCTATCACTCAGCTTCTCCACAATATCCCTGCTCAGCAACTACTGGTTTGTGGGCACACAGAAGGTGCCCAAGCCCCTGTGCGAGAAAGGTCTGGCAGCCAAGTGCTTTGACATGCCAGTGTCCCTGGATGGAGATACCACCAACACATCCACCCAGGAGGTGGTACAATACAACTGGGAGACTGGGGATGACCGGTTCTCCTTCCGGAGCTTCCGGAGTGGCATATGGCTATCCTGTGAGGAAACTGTGGAAGAACCAG GGGAGAGGTGCCGAAGTTTCATTGAACTCACACCACCAACCGAGAGAG AAATCCTATGGTTATCCCTGGGAACGCAGATCACCTACATCGGACTTCAATTCATCAGCTTCCTCCTGCTACTAACGGACTTGCTACTTACTGCGAACCCTGCCTGTGGGCTCAAACTGAGCGCCTTTGCTGCTGTTTCCTCTGTGCTGTCAG GTCTCTTGGGGATGGTGGCCCACATGATGTATTCACAAGTCTTCCAGGCGACTGCCAACTTGGGTCCGGAAGACTGGAGACCCCATGTTTGGAATTATGGCTGGGCCTTCTA CATGGCCTGGCTCTCCTTCACCTGCTGCATGGCGTCAGCTGTCACCACCTTCAACACGTACACCAGGATGGTGCTGGAGTTCAAGTGCAAGCATAGTAAGAGCTTCAGGGAACCCCCGAACTGCCGACCACATCACCACCGGTGTTTCCCTCGGCAGCTGTCAAGTGCAGCCCCCACCGTGGGTCCTTTGACCGGCTACCACCAGTATCATAATCAGCCCATCCACTCTGTCTCTGAGGGAGTCGACTTCTACTCTGAGCTGCGGAACAAGGGATTTCAACGAGAGGCCAGCCAGGAGCTGAAAGAAGCAGTTAGGTCATCTGTAGAGGAAGAGCACTGTTAG
- the GSG1 gene encoding germ cell-specific gene 1 protein isoform X1: MSDSSQLTQNVCLTQEMELAKAFSGQRTLLSAVLSMLSLSFSTISLLSNYWFVGTQKVPKPLCEKGLAAKCFDMPVSLDGDTTNTSTQEVVQYNWETGDDRFSFRSFRSGIWLSCEETVEEPALLHPQSWKQFRALRSSGTAAAKGERCRSFIELTPPTEREILWLSLGTQITYIGLQFISFLLLLTDLLLTANPACGLKLSAFAAVSSVLSGLLGMVAHMMYSQVFQATANLGPEDWRPHVWNYGWAFYMAWLSFTCCMASAVTTFNTYTRMVLEFKCKHSKSFREPPNCRPHHHRCFPRQLSSAAPTVGPLTGYHQYHNQPIHSVSEGVDFYSELRNKGFQREASQELKEAVRSSVEEEHC, from the exons ATGGAGCTCGCGAAGGCCTTCTCTGGCCAGCGGACACTCCTATCTGCCGTCCTCAGCATGCTATCACTCAGCTTCTCCACAATATCCCTGCTCAGCAACTACTGGTTTGTGGGCACACAGAAGGTGCCCAAGCCCCTGTGCGAGAAAGGTCTGGCAGCCAAGTGCTTTGACATGCCAGTGTCCCTGGATGGAGATACCACCAACACATCCACCCAGGAGGTGGTACAATACAACTGGGAGACTGGGGATGACCGGTTCTCCTTCCGGAGCTTCCGGAGTGGCATATGGCTATCCTGTGAGGAAACTGTGGAAGAACCAG CACTGCTCCATCCCCAGTCCTGGAAACAATTTAGAGCCCTTCGGTCCAGTGGTACAGCGGCAGCAAAAG GGGAGAGGTGCCGAAGTTTCATTGAACTCACACCACCAACCGAGAGAG AAATCCTATGGTTATCCCTGGGAACGCAGATCACCTACATCGGACTTCAATTCATCAGCTTCCTCCTGCTACTAACGGACTTGCTACTTACTGCGAACCCTGCCTGTGGGCTCAAACTGAGCGCCTTTGCTGCTGTTTCCTCTGTGCTGTCAG GTCTCTTGGGGATGGTGGCCCACATGATGTATTCACAAGTCTTCCAGGCGACTGCCAACTTGGGTCCGGAAGACTGGAGACCCCATGTTTGGAATTATGGCTGGGCCTTCTA CATGGCCTGGCTCTCCTTCACCTGCTGCATGGCGTCAGCTGTCACCACCTTCAACACGTACACCAGGATGGTGCTGGAGTTCAAGTGCAAGCATAGTAAGAGCTTCAGGGAACCCCCGAACTGCCGACCACATCACCACCGGTGTTTCCCTCGGCAGCTGTCAAGTGCAGCCCCCACCGTGGGTCCTTTGACCGGCTACCACCAGTATCATAATCAGCCCATCCACTCTGTCTCTGAGGGAGTCGACTTCTACTCTGAGCTGCGGAACAAGGGATTTCAACGAGAGGCCAGCCAGGAGCTGAAAGAAGCAGTTAGGTCATCTGTAGAGGAAGAGCACTGTTAG
- the GSG1 gene encoding germ cell-specific gene 1 protein isoform X6, producing MSDSSQLTQNVCLTQEMELAKAFSGQRTLLSAVLSMLSLSFSTISLLSNYWFVGTQKVPKPLCEKGLAAKCFDMPVSLDGDTTNTSTQEVVQYNWETGDDRFSFRSFRSGIWLSCEETVEEPALLHPQSWKQFRALRSSGTAAAKGERCRSFIELTPPTERGEKGLLEFATLQGPCHPTLRFGGKRLMEKASLPSPPLGLCEILWLSLGTQITYIGLQFISFLLLLTDLLLTANPACGLKLSAFAAVSSVLSGLLGMVAHMMYSQVFQATANLGPEDWRPHVWNYGWAFYMAWLSFTCCMASAVTTFNTYTRMVLEFKCKHSKSFREPPNCRPHHHRCFPRQLSSAAPTVGPLTGYHQYHNQPIHSVSEGVDFYSELRNKGFQREASQELKEAVRSSVEEEHC from the exons ATGGAGCTCGCGAAGGCCTTCTCTGGCCAGCGGACACTCCTATCTGCCGTCCTCAGCATGCTATCACTCAGCTTCTCCACAATATCCCTGCTCAGCAACTACTGGTTTGTGGGCACACAGAAGGTGCCCAAGCCCCTGTGCGAGAAAGGTCTGGCAGCCAAGTGCTTTGACATGCCAGTGTCCCTGGATGGAGATACCACCAACACATCCACCCAGGAGGTGGTACAATACAACTGGGAGACTGGGGATGACCGGTTCTCCTTCCGGAGCTTCCGGAGTGGCATATGGCTATCCTGTGAGGAAACTGTGGAAGAACCAG CACTGCTCCATCCCCAGTCCTGGAAACAATTTAGAGCCCTTCGGTCCAGTGGTACAGCGGCAGCAAAAG GGGAGAGGTGCCGAAGTTTCATTGAACTCACACCACCAACCGAGAGAGGTGAGAAAGGACTACTGGAATTTGCCACGTTGCAAGGCCCATGTCACCCCACTCTCCGATTTGGAGGGAAGCGGTTGATGGAGAaggcttccctcccctcccctcccttgggGCTTTGTG AAATCCTATGGTTATCCCTGGGAACGCAGATCACCTACATCGGACTTCAATTCATCAGCTTCCTCCTGCTACTAACGGACTTGCTACTTACTGCGAACCCTGCCTGTGGGCTCAAACTGAGCGCCTTTGCTGCTGTTTCCTCTGTGCTGTCAG GTCTCTTGGGGATGGTGGCCCACATGATGTATTCACAAGTCTTCCAGGCGACTGCCAACTTGGGTCCGGAAGACTGGAGACCCCATGTTTGGAATTATGGCTGGGCCTTCTA CATGGCCTGGCTCTCCTTCACCTGCTGCATGGCGTCAGCTGTCACCACCTTCAACACGTACACCAGGATGGTGCTGGAGTTCAAGTGCAAGCATAGTAAGAGCTTCAGGGAACCCCCGAACTGCCGACCACATCACCACCGGTGTTTCCCTCGGCAGCTGTCAAGTGCAGCCCCCACCGTGGGTCCTTTGACCGGCTACCACCAGTATCATAATCAGCCCATCCACTCTGTCTCTGAGGGAGTCGACTTCTACTCTGAGCTGCGGAACAAGGGATTTCAACGAGAGGCCAGCCAGGAGCTGAAAGAAGCAGTTAGGTCATCTGTAGAGGAAGAGCACTGTTAG
- the GSG1 gene encoding germ cell-specific gene 1 protein isoform X7: MSDSSQLTQNVCLTQEMELAKAFSGQRTLLSAVLSMLSLSFSTISLLSNYWFVGTQKVPKPLCEKGLAAKCFDMPVSLDGDTTNTSTQEVVQYNWETGDDRFSFRSFRSGIWLSCEETVEEPALLHPQSWKQFRALRSSGTAAAKGERCRSFIELTPPTERGEKGLLEFATLQGPCHPTLRFGGKRLMEKASLPSPPLGLCGKNPMVIPGNADHLHRTSIHQLPPATNGLATYCEPCLWAQTERLCCCFLCAVRSLGDGGPHDVFTSLPGDCQLGSGRLETPCLELWLGLLVTWPGSPSPAAWRQLSPPSTRTPGWCWSSSASIVRASGNPRTADHITTGVSLGSCQVQPPPWVL, from the exons ATGGAGCTCGCGAAGGCCTTCTCTGGCCAGCGGACACTCCTATCTGCCGTCCTCAGCATGCTATCACTCAGCTTCTCCACAATATCCCTGCTCAGCAACTACTGGTTTGTGGGCACACAGAAGGTGCCCAAGCCCCTGTGCGAGAAAGGTCTGGCAGCCAAGTGCTTTGACATGCCAGTGTCCCTGGATGGAGATACCACCAACACATCCACCCAGGAGGTGGTACAATACAACTGGGAGACTGGGGATGACCGGTTCTCCTTCCGGAGCTTCCGGAGTGGCATATGGCTATCCTGTGAGGAAACTGTGGAAGAACCAG CACTGCTCCATCCCCAGTCCTGGAAACAATTTAGAGCCCTTCGGTCCAGTGGTACAGCGGCAGCAAAAG GGGAGAGGTGCCGAAGTTTCATTGAACTCACACCACCAACCGAGAGAGGTGAGAAAGGACTACTGGAATTTGCCACGTTGCAAGGCCCATGTCACCCCACTCTCCGATTTGGAGGGAAGCGGTTGATGGAGAaggcttccctcccctcccctcccttgggGCTTTGTGGCAA AAATCCTATGGTTATCCCTGGGAACGCAGATCACCTACATCGGACTTCAATTCATCAGCTTCCTCCTGCTACTAACGGACTTGCTACTTACTGCGAACCCTGCCTGTGGGCTCAAACTGAGCGCCTTTGCTGCTGTTTCCTCTGTGCTGTCAG GTCTCTTGGGGATGGTGGCCCACATGATGTATTCACAAGTCTTCCAGGCGACTGCCAACTTGGGTCCGGAAGACTGGAGACCCCATGTTTGGAATTATGGCTGGGCCTTCTAGTAA CATGGCCTGGCTCTCCTTCACCTGCTGCATGGCGTCAGCTGTCACCACCTTCAACACGTACACCAGGATGGTGCTGGAGTTCAAGTGCAAGCATAGTAAGAGCTTCAGGGAACCCCCGAACTGCCGACCACATCACCACCGGTGTTTCCCTCGGCAGCTGTCAAGTGCAGCCCCCACCGTGGGTCCTTTGA
- the GSG1 gene encoding germ cell-specific gene 1 protein isoform X4, which yields MSDSSQLTQNVCLTQEMELAKAFSGQRTLLSAVLSMLSLSFSTISLLSNYWFVGTQKVPKPLCEKGLAAKCFDMPVSLDGDTTNTSTQEVVQYNWETGDDRFSFRSFRSGIWLSCEETVEEPGERCRSFIELTPPTERGEKGLLEFATLQGPCHPTLRFGGKRLMEKASLPSPPLGLCGKNPMVIPGNADHLHRTSIHQLPPATNGLATYCEPCLWAQTERLCCCFLCAVRSLGDGGPHDVFTSLPGDCQLGSGRLETPCLELWLGLLHGLALLHLLHGVSCHHLQHVHQDGAGVQVQA from the exons ATGGAGCTCGCGAAGGCCTTCTCTGGCCAGCGGACACTCCTATCTGCCGTCCTCAGCATGCTATCACTCAGCTTCTCCACAATATCCCTGCTCAGCAACTACTGGTTTGTGGGCACACAGAAGGTGCCCAAGCCCCTGTGCGAGAAAGGTCTGGCAGCCAAGTGCTTTGACATGCCAGTGTCCCTGGATGGAGATACCACCAACACATCCACCCAGGAGGTGGTACAATACAACTGGGAGACTGGGGATGACCGGTTCTCCTTCCGGAGCTTCCGGAGTGGCATATGGCTATCCTGTGAGGAAACTGTGGAAGAACCAG GGGAGAGGTGCCGAAGTTTCATTGAACTCACACCACCAACCGAGAGAGGTGAGAAAGGACTACTGGAATTTGCCACGTTGCAAGGCCCATGTCACCCCACTCTCCGATTTGGAGGGAAGCGGTTGATGGAGAaggcttccctcccctcccctcccttgggGCTTTGTGGCAA AAATCCTATGGTTATCCCTGGGAACGCAGATCACCTACATCGGACTTCAATTCATCAGCTTCCTCCTGCTACTAACGGACTTGCTACTTACTGCGAACCCTGCCTGTGGGCTCAAACTGAGCGCCTTTGCTGCTGTTTCCTCTGTGCTGTCAG GTCTCTTGGGGATGGTGGCCCACATGATGTATTCACAAGTCTTCCAGGCGACTGCCAACTTGGGTCCGGAAGACTGGAGACCCCATGTTTGGAATTATGGCTGGGCCTTCTA CATGGCCTGGCTCTCCTTCACCTGCTGCATGGCGTCAGCTGTCACCACCTTCAACACGTACACCAGGATGGTGCTGGAGTTCAAGTGCAAGCATAG
- the GSG1 gene encoding germ cell-specific gene 1 protein isoform X3 — translation MSDSSQLTQNVCLTQEMELAKAFSGQRTLLSAVLSMLSLSFSTISLLSNYWFVGTQKVPKPLCEKGLAAKCFDMPVSLDGDTTNTSTQEVVQYNWETGDDRFSFRSFRSGIWLSCEETVEEPALLHPQSWKQFRALRSSGTAAAKGERCRSFIELTPPTERGEKGLLEFATLQGPCHPTLRFGGKRLMEKASLPSPPLGLCGKNPMVIPGNADHLHRTSIHQLPPATNGLATYCEPCLWAQTERLCCCFLCAVRSLGDGGPHDVFTSLPGDCQLGSGRLETPCLELWLGLLHGLALLHLLHGVSCHHLQHVHQDGAGVQVQA, via the exons ATGGAGCTCGCGAAGGCCTTCTCTGGCCAGCGGACACTCCTATCTGCCGTCCTCAGCATGCTATCACTCAGCTTCTCCACAATATCCCTGCTCAGCAACTACTGGTTTGTGGGCACACAGAAGGTGCCCAAGCCCCTGTGCGAGAAAGGTCTGGCAGCCAAGTGCTTTGACATGCCAGTGTCCCTGGATGGAGATACCACCAACACATCCACCCAGGAGGTGGTACAATACAACTGGGAGACTGGGGATGACCGGTTCTCCTTCCGGAGCTTCCGGAGTGGCATATGGCTATCCTGTGAGGAAACTGTGGAAGAACCAG CACTGCTCCATCCCCAGTCCTGGAAACAATTTAGAGCCCTTCGGTCCAGTGGTACAGCGGCAGCAAAAG GGGAGAGGTGCCGAAGTTTCATTGAACTCACACCACCAACCGAGAGAGGTGAGAAAGGACTACTGGAATTTGCCACGTTGCAAGGCCCATGTCACCCCACTCTCCGATTTGGAGGGAAGCGGTTGATGGAGAaggcttccctcccctcccctcccttgggGCTTTGTGGCAA AAATCCTATGGTTATCCCTGGGAACGCAGATCACCTACATCGGACTTCAATTCATCAGCTTCCTCCTGCTACTAACGGACTTGCTACTTACTGCGAACCCTGCCTGTGGGCTCAAACTGAGCGCCTTTGCTGCTGTTTCCTCTGTGCTGTCAG GTCTCTTGGGGATGGTGGCCCACATGATGTATTCACAAGTCTTCCAGGCGACTGCCAACTTGGGTCCGGAAGACTGGAGACCCCATGTTTGGAATTATGGCTGGGCCTTCTA CATGGCCTGGCTCTCCTTCACCTGCTGCATGGCGTCAGCTGTCACCACCTTCAACACGTACACCAGGATGGTGCTGGAGTTCAAGTGCAAGCATAG